CAGATGTCTACTTTTGCATTATGCTTGTGAAACACTTCAGTATGTTTAGTAGATTTTACCCTGGTTCTACGAGGATTGTACCCTtatacaaatttagtaatagATGCAGCATATCAAACAAAAGTTCACTGCACCATTTACAGTGCAATTTTGTCCTAGGACTCTTTGGTGATGctagaaatcaaaatgtgtaaatCCAAAAACAAATCGgagtgaaataaaaaattaaattgcttCTATGCCATGGTCTCgtttacaaaaaaatagatatgtgtgtgggtcaacaaaattgaaaatcacttCTATCGGTGGGTCTCCCAATTTCAAAGTGCCTCCCCCCCTATCATATATGTTTTACTGGAACAGCCCTTAGCAGATCAGATAGTCAAAACCCAAAttcaatatacagtaaaacccggTTTTAACGAATCGTTGAGGACCAACGAAATTGCTTCCTTATAATAAGAATAGTTAAATTTAGAttgtaatatattattataaacatattattatgGTAATCTTGACGGGCATAAAATTCCTGTTATAACCATGGTTTTGTTGCAAGTGTTATAAccatttatatgatattttgttaGTCCAGACAAAACTCTTTGCTATACTGTATAATGAAATAAAGGATGTTAATTTTACTCAAACCTTACCGACAGGCAATTTACCAAGGTTAGACTTCCATGCTGACAAAACATGGGCCTTACCTGGTCCTCAACACTGCCATGGAGATGTCTGAATGCGGACTGCTGTCTTCATTGCTTGATTTAAAAGTCATCACATCATCTTCTGAGACTGAGTTATCCTCTGAAGCTTTTGACCGAACTCTTTGGGCTGCCTTCCTCCTCTTTGGCGAATGAGGAAAATTTTTCTTTTGTCTGCCACCGTAGAAGGATTTGGTGGTAAACGATTCCTCAGATGGAACAGTTTCATTGTCTGATGTTTCATCCGTGACAGAAGACGAGTCGTTGATTGCTTTTGCTCTTCGTTTTCTCGGAGGAGTGTTTTCCACATGGCAAAAATTCAGACTTGCTCTACAATGCATGAACAcagtaaaataaagataaattataaattaaattaccAATTCAAGAAAGTTTTTAGGGGGTAAATTtggtaaatgtttattaacatgaACAATTTACTTCCCAAAAACCAATTCAACAACAAAGAATAAAAACCAGAAATTTTGAACAggatatttgttaaaatataatcTAAGCGAACAGTTGCTTTACAGTAATCCCACTCAATTTCTTGGTTGAGGcatcaaataaatgaaatgctCCATATTTAACAACCTGGCAGATTTCTTGTCTGGAGAGGATTGCCAGCGTCGTTTTCTGGTCCGTGTAGCCATGCTCAGAGTGACCATCTAGACAAAACAGCAAACTGAAACAACGAAATATCCagtaaattattatataaatactgtcaTACAAAAATCGAAGATCTAGTAGGcctatataatttatttaggtTCGAAAGAGAAGTACACGTACAAATTATGCTACATGCAAGTCTTATCCATAGCATTGCAATATTGCTGTTAATTTACTTATAAATGCAGAAATACTATTGCAATAATATTGAAACTGCTCTATAGTAGCCTATTCGATCATAATGAAAGTTTTACATTCTGGTTGAAGTATTAGAATTGTTGAGGAACTCTTGTTTCAGTTGTTTACTGGagcatattatataattaaaaattcaGGCAACATATATAATGCTGTCATTGAAAACGGCAGTTTGCTTTCTTTCTACAAATCAATTTATTCGAGTTCAGatgggccgttttcgattatacggtttgactggttgaaACAAATTACCAAATcattcgtttattaattaaagacggacctggtgattttatattattttcagacgagccttgacaaagccctcacaggcctgtataaaaaaaatgcaggtccgtcaggatttatacttgaaataattacattataacaacggttgttccgaataaacgaaaacggccctggtGATGCTTGAAGTGGAAGTGTTGAGGTGGGTGTTCCCATAGcggttatattataatataggTGGTAGGATGGAGACTACGGCAttcgaaataatatattaatacattcaTTATTCAACATATCGGTGATCACAATACCGTACTACCTAATATGTCAGTATCGTGTGTTGATGTCGGCTACCCGCCTAACATCACACATGTCAATAAACACAAAACAGGCAAAGTAAAGCCATGCAAATAAGATGAAATAATTGCTTATGGAAATAGAAAACCTTCAATTGTAGTGTAACACAATTATATTCATTACAAAGCTCACCTATTTACAGTAAAACGCAGTTTTCAAGAAGTTGTAAATGCTGACATGTCATTCCCGGTAAAAATAAGAAGGGCAAACTTGGCGCGGTTACAGAAATAGTgtattctgattggtcgatatAAATAAATACCGATTCATAAAATCAGAACCGGACAGAATTCCGTCTATTTTAATATCCGGCTTTGTTTCGGTatattttaaaggcccactacctttccggagcaatatttaaaggtttcttgaaaacattaataacataagaatatacatatcgatggcctaagatgaggtaacaacaccaaacaaatgcaagatttcctgcgtaatatgtGATAAATGTCGAGATCCacttcgctgttttgccgtctggcgcagtaataatcaactaccgcgcggtatttaggacgacggcgggaaacataagacgacccgcgttatgaaattaacattttatttattttaattatttttttcctacgatgatgatgagtgtagtattaacggtaagttaataacttttgcgactcttcAAAATTATCGACCTCGTTTtccattcccattttaaaaattaaaagctgtttcggaaaggtagtggacctttaagtatttaaaggcccactacctttccgaaacggcttacaatttttaaaatgggaatgtaaaacaagatcgataattttgtagagtcttcaaaaattattaacttaccgttaatactacatttatcatcaccttctgaacgatttgattaaaataaataaaacgtttattttcataacgcgggtcgtcttatgtttcccgccgtcgtcctaaataccgcgcggtagttgactatcgctgcgccagacggcaaaacagcgaattgactctccactgttttcatgaattacacaggaaatcttgcatatgtttgttGTCGTAacctttaggtcatcggtatgcattttctgatgctattaatgtttttaagtaacctttatattttgctccggaaaggtaatgggcctttaatctCGTTTTATTTATTGTGAGGTTTTTTTAGGACCCTTCAGTGGCCATGAttatttagtttttgttttcatcAGTGATACCTTGGGGTCAAAATTATGGTCAAGATCCAATCCTCATAATTTCTGTATGcatttttttctacaatattgacaaattatatatcttttaattgtGTTATCTTCAAATGAAACCAAAACTTAATATCTTGACGGAGAGCttcttatgattttttttcatctagaTCTACTTGTATGTGTTCTTATAACATTGTGTAATTATTGAGTTAGAAAGTACTCGCATCGGGACTTCCGCTTTTCACTTGCATCACCAAACATTGACATATATCGTTACTTTATTTCTTTTAGGTAActacattaattaattttacaatCAGTTCAAAAGTCAAATAGTGCTTTATTTTGGTTTCAAATGGAATGATCACTCGTAGCCGTTATAGGTTAAGAATAGAAGTGAAACTAAATTTGTTACAATTAacgtacattgtaacatatacCACACTTCAATATATTGGGAATATTTAGTGATATGTGCACAATATGAAACTTGAACTCACTGTTTAACCCCCATATAACTCGAAAGGTATTCTGACTTAAATTAGATAATTCTTTTGATATTATTAGAAAACAGTTTAATAACCGACAGCAAAAAGTAATGCATTAATCATTGACActttactttttgttttgtaagATAGGGGATAACGCTGGAGTTATGCAAGGCTCAATTTTTGGTCGTCTtctttttctattgttttatttaaaaaaaacccgcAAATACACACACGTTTACACCTTCTATTGACATTATTGAAACATAGTTAACAAACGACGAAGAAAATAAACGTCGTACGAAAAGTTATACTCACATCGTAAATGTGAttataataacatttatattaGGAGCagaattatttgaattttttatctGATCGTGCTACACTACtttaagaaattatttttttaatggtAATCTAAGGACGCTAACTAGGGTAAGGAGATCGGAGAAAGTCTGAGTAGTCTGGATAAAAACATAGCCAAGCGGTCAGTATCTTGCAACTGCGCATAACGAAATACATGTATCgccacaagccctccacatTTATATCGAATTGATTTCATGTGATGcacagttgccagatactgaccgctgGGCTATGTTTTTATCCAGACTACTAaagtcatacatgtatttcgGGACATCTTATCCCTCGGCCACCAAGACTCCTTAAATGACAGTACCATCCGATATGAATATTGATTTCAAAAAGAACGATAGCCATAGGACACCGCCCTAAGCAACTCATGTTTGGGAAATATGTATTTGcaagcaaaatattaaaacatcgACTCGGTTATTCTAAGATGGAGTTCGTATTCCAAACATCAATCCCCATGGAACCATGTTGGAAAACGTAGCGGAAAATCATTGCCCTGTTTAACGACCATTCCTTGTCGTTAAAGAATTCCTTAACTCAAAATTCTCCATATTTAGaaagtacaaatgtattatgGATTTTATGGAAGGCTCCTTAGCTTCTGGAATGCTTTCCTACAGGGATTTTTAGGTACGACATCAGcacagttaaagatgctccaccgctgacaaatggtattttttcactatcaaaaacaggaccagTCGAttaagcatttttcttcagtcacaaaagttacttactttacaccattaccaccattgaaaagtttgagcttcttattttacttaaagttaaaaatatgaaaaataattaattgcatcccgaaaaaattccgtggcactatatcctatatggaatgaagaaatgattgcgcatgcaccaaaggcgaattaaattattatatgttattttttgtgagctaattaggcatatatatacacgattaaacgccaattattgttcaaatgatgaatatcatttatgctatgtcggcggtggagcatctttaagaattgttcgtgaaactgggccctgtgTATATATGGTTCTTGAAATACCTGATCCCCAAAACATCTGTAGATAGACGCTATGGGCACTAATTCACTGCGAGATTTTCACCATACTCACTGATATCACAAAAAGCAAAAACTCAGCAAAAAAATGTATTctattgtaataaaattttaatataaaaatcaacAATGCCGACGGCAATaatccaacaacaacaacaatagaaagaaagaaagaaagaaagaaagaaagaaagaaagaaagaaagaacatCGTTCTATATTGCAGAACTGTACGTAGTTCTATCGTGAAGTTTTTAAAAATAGTCATTCTGATATCACAAAAACTGCACTATAAAGCACTAGTAAACATCATCACAAAGCCTTATCTTAGTGTGGAACTGTTCATACTCAGTTTTCTGTCGCACTGTTCATACTCAGTTTCCTGTCGCACTGTTCATACTCAGTTTCCGAACGCACTGTCCAGGTTCTGTTTCCTGTCGCACTGTTAATATTCCTTTTTCTACCTCAGAACTGTAACCTTGTTGAccttttcctcttctcgccagcTGCCCAGGACTTCGACTTCGAGCGGAAATGACGTAGATCTTCCGTGTGGCTCTTATGAAGCATTGGTACATAAGACATTGGACTGCAGAAGTTCTGttgataaacaaatatattttattaatacatgtacacctgtttTAAAATATCGAAAATTGAAGAAGactttatattataatgttttgGTTTGAAGATCGACCTTTATCTATAATTGTCATCTTGACCTTCAACTGCGAATTTGGTATCCAAAGTTGAGTAACTGTTATAGCGCGGAGTGTTTTGCTTGTTTTTACTTTGGAAACAATCTCACGACATTGACCTTTTCAGAAAGAATTTCCGTAATCGTGCAATTAACTTGAGTAGCGTATAACATATGTGGGCAACAATCatacttaaaggcccattacctttctggagcaaaattgaaaggtttcttaaaaacattaataacaaaagaaaatatatgtcgatggcttaagatgaggttacaacaccaaaaatatgcaagatttcctgtctaatgtacgataacagtggagattcatttcgctgttttgtcgtctgcgcagtgatagtcaactaccgcgcgacatttaggacgacggcgggaaacataaaacgacccgcgttatgaaaattaacattttatttattctaattaaatagTTCTGAAGGCGATGATAACTTTGCTAGTAAACGAATAGTTAATAATTTCTGCgtctctacaaaattattgatctcgttctacattcctattttaaaaattaaaagccgtttcggaaaggtagtggccctttaataaTACAGATATTGCACCAGTGCCATCggttttattattaaaaaaactaGATGCATACCTTGCCGTGCTCGTAAAACGCCTTGTAGCCTTGGTCCAACAAGTAGACCTCCGGGAAATTCAAGGAAGGATAACTCGCCTTGTTCAATGCACGATCCTGGGCTCGAAGAAATCTGTACCTGTAACGTGGGAAAACGAGAATGAATAAATAATAGTTTTcgattcaaacatattttttattgtcaaaaatacaataatggattaggcacaagttatCACAACTTAATAATGCCAAATAATAGTTTCTTAGCAAAAGTTATATCCGACCATGGATTGAGTCGTAAAATTATACCCGAGTTCAGTGTTAGAGGTTGCCGAAAACCTTTTTTGAAAATAGTTCTTGAACAACGTCATATTGTCGCCTAATTCGAAAACTTGTTAATTTCGTGATACGGGAAGTGCTTTTAAAATGTATCCGTGTTTTTCCTTAGCTTCAAAAAACATTTAATGTGTATCAAGATACGTTTTGAAGTATAATAGAAGCCAACGTTGGTGTTTCGGTTTATAATGGGATAACTTGATAAGTATGGATTAGAGGAATGCACTTAAAAAATCTACATTTGATgttgaaagaaataaaaatagaatatatcTAAGCTTACTTACATCTTTGGGCCCCTTTCAGAAGAAAACTCGCAGTGAAAGATAAGAATGTGTCTCTTGTTGTCACAGCTTCCGGTCTGAAGAAGTTCCTTAATGGAGTCGTGAGTGTAGAGATTTTCTGCTCCCTGAAACCACAAAAAAACTTCATAAACTTCATAAATACttcatatatattacttttttatgtttgatgaaTTATGTTAGCAGTTTTTAGAGTATTTAGTTGATATTTAGAGTAACTTTATGGCAAGAAATACTTCAAGATTTAATTAATAGAAAATTTCTTTAATGTTTAGCTCAATGAAGCAACAATGACCGCGCCAGTACTTTCGAAATACCGTGTGAAAATGTCATAATTAAAAAATCCAATGCTTACCTGAATGTGACCTCCTTTGAATTCGTAGGGGTACCGACAGTCGATGATTCTACAGCtatcgatgacgtcatcgtATCCTCCGCGCAATACGTCATCCATCTGAAAAGATAGAAAAAGACAATAATTAAGGATTTCCTACATCAATTAAATGTTTGGATAGATATTGGTCATAAGTATATTTAGTTCGGTTGTATCACTTTAGGCTGAGAAAATTCTACATTAACATGATAAGCAAAATTATCTGTCTGTATAGCTTGATGTCTTCTTTTCTAGTCGGTTAATCGTTAGCTTTttcaatgatgttttttttttcaatcgaAATTATATGAAGTCTTAAAGTTACTTACCGTTTGCGGCGAAATGCTCTTCAAATCCTGATGCTTTCCTTTAATGGTTGGCAAACAGTACTGACGGCTGCCATCAGCTATCAAATCATCGGCTTCAGCCATCATGTCCACGGCCATCTTGACATCATCAGAAATACACTCGGCGCTCTTGTCCTGGAAAGAAATTcagaatatgaatatatttaaaataatatttcatggaACCAATTAGAATCTGCGCTAGAAATCAATCAGTCCAGCGAAGACTGAAACACTTATTTCataattgtaataaaactaTGATATATTGTTTAATCTGGAGTCCGTTGattgaattaaattgaattgaattgaaatattgaactgaattgaattgaattgatttGAATTGATTTGaattgatttgaattgaattgaattgaattgaatttgaTACCTACCCCGATAGCAAATGAAACGGACTTCTCGGTCAAAGACCGACTGGTAGGCGCAAGATAGTCGTCACATTCCTCTGGCACGGGACGTTTCCTGGAAAACAAATCTCGGCGAGACATCGGACCCTTGGATGGGCGACGAAACTGGAACTGTAAAGAAATAGTGTTGTAGAATTATGTCATGTCATAGTGTTATTTTAAATAACATAATTTGGTGGATGCAAAGTTGATGACAAaggaatatgaaaaataataaaaataatatctcTCGATATTTATATCAACTAACTCTACAATTAtcattaattgaaaataaattgaaataagcaataattaaatcgtcatcatttagaataattttcatatacatTATGCTTACCTCTTCGATGTTTTCTGAAATGTCGGTCTGTGGAGAAAACTCTCCTCCGAAAATTGCCATGTAATCCTGCAAACAATAAAACGagaaaatgaattttcattCACATTTGGTCTTTTAATAATGATTGAATGAAATTTGTTGATACGATGGTCATTTTTACCATTTAAACTTCATTAAAGTACAATGAAACACGTGATACTTTAAGTAAGAAACATATGATCTCCttataatacatacaaattattaatttcccaaTTTTAACACAGTTTGAAACTCACCTCATCTTCAAATCCAAGACCAGAATCGTCGTCATGGAAACTTAACACGCTTCTGGTTGACTTCGGTGTCAGCATCTCCTGATCGAAGGTCGTCTCTTGGTCGATAATCATTTCCTGGTCAAACGTCATGGTGTtaatctaaattaaaaaaaaagattaattaaACCTTGAGATTTAAAAACTAGTTAGTTCAGGTACTATCCGAGCATTTATAATAGAATGGAAGAATACAGTTTTAATATAGTTTGAAGCTTCATGTTTAATATCATGAATGTCAAAGGCATCTAGGTATTAAATtactagaaaaaaaaaccctaaaaaaacagactatatgtatttatataaattacaatgtcctaaatttcatattttactttCACTTAAACTTACTAACCAAAAGATGAAgatccatttgaatatttagAGACTTTACATGGATGACGTATACACTACAATAACGCAGACCTAAACACGTTTATTTGCTTAAATGACCACTATAAGAGCGTACCCCTGGTCAGTCACACGTATGTCATGAGATATTTGGTCAGTTGGTCAGTTAAACCACCGGTCAACTGTCCAAGCTGTGTGGAATATTCTAACACTCTAACACGTCGTGAGCACGGTGACAAACTGAATActttttcatgaaataatgatgttttgtaaatataattttcccATAACATAAGCATATATAAATAAcacaataataaatatttaactttttaaagaACATAATTCGTACTGTGTTGTGGTATTTTTGTGTCCTTCATTTTATGACAAAACagtgtatatatagatataatttgAAAATGTATATAGCATGGTATATGGCATTTTTGGTAATGGTATCAAACCATATATCCCTGCATCAAATACATTCTAGAGACAGTGTATGTCCTAACGTTGTTCAAAATATACGCTAACGCAAGGAATTTAATACAGTATGTACcgtatgtaaatatgtaacattcAAAACCGCATAATTTATATCATCGTTTGcagaaatataataatacatcAAATGAGAAAAAATggttataataatttttttattgaaataaaaattaatttgacagatatttatttaatgattttccGTGTATACTTATATTCCTATATTCAGATACCAATAACATTTTATCGTCGGTAAAATACTAActgaattttttaaacaaaataagtgAATGCtaatttaaaatattctttattaaaattgaTGACACGCCATATTTTTGGAAATTATGTGAAATATGAATGGTGGTTATCACATTCTACAGCAGCACTATACGTTGTGGGTTTTATACAGAAAATGTCTGAAGagaaatttcatttaaatcagaaatttacttgaaaatattcaaaattaagaaaaatatgatatcaaaaGGTTTTAAGTGTCAACATTTATTAAATGGTATTTGGTAAAATTATTAGAAAAATAGCTAAATAACAgtcaatttacaattttgtaaaattttcagcattaaaaattaattttattttaaaattattattggtTTTCTTATGTACTTTTCaaatgattaaatatatatgCCTTACCTTCTTCTGTGGAATCTTCGTCTGTAATAGACAGTGCTGCTGGTCGTCCTTATTGGTAGTGAATGCCTAACTCTAAAGCTCCTCCGTTTAAATATTGCCTAAAAGTCTTCCTAATGAGCAGGGTAAAAAGTGTTCACCCTGTCCCAGCCCTTATCGAAGCCAAAGTTTGATTGACTCAATCAACAACCGATCGAGTACCAATAGCCTACCTGTGACAAGGCGACGAGATCGATCGAAGTTAATCAGCGATGGCATTGACAGTTGATTAGTAAACACAGGTAAGCATCACCTGGGGTGTGGCGGCAAGGTGAGGTCAAAGGGCGGGTCAAAGGGGAAGGTCGTGAACACAGGTAACGGTTGTTAATTAATACACATAGGTAGAGGTCAACAGTGACATTTGATTAATACACAATAGAACTAACGGTTGAGAGACGTCCAAGGGTCGTGAACACTGCTTGGCCTAATGAGAGTCTGGTCGGACACGAAAGAATTAATTAAACATCACAGTCAATCGTTTTTATACCATGCCGggttaaaaatgtatataatttcacCATAGCAATTTAAAACGATACATAATAGTTGATTTTTCTCTATATGAAACTGTCAGGGATTTTTTTAAGGTATcatgtttaaagggacaattcactcaggctaattcttttacataaccaagaagcaaaatatggcataaatgtattgttctacacttcttatgaaacataaaacataaaatattggcAAATTTCAcgtcattatttagtattttaattgataccgttgtaattacaaatcgttgagccggtacaatatgtacgctgtacccataccagAGCAAAAGTCACGCACgtcaaacaaatgaactacataaccactgaggaggcgataaaattatttttttatgcaaGACAATTCATATagtaaggtaaacacactactgtcagagcgatttgagcagttctagacaaaagttgcattgcTCTACGTGCAAGGGatagggttcggcatacaagatgttcgaccacatcGTGAAATGGCGGatagcgagcgagtttgaacatttcacacgcatttcacaaccatgggcttttctggcagaTCACAGCAAAACCgcctgatctaatttccattagaactggttttttccccgatatatgtacaatcttaatgttctcttagactgaattgttttacaaataattattgATCACTGATATTTCAAGGAGTCCCTAAAACTATGTTGAAAGTAAGATTTAAAACGTTTTAAGTGTATTAAAAAAAGTAttcaataagaaaatattttattgagaGGGAGGTAAAACTTACATTTTGTGTAGTTGTTTTTGTAGTCTTTGTATAATGAATTATCACAAGGTTTATgactaaatattaaaaaaaaaaaaaac
This portion of the Argopecten irradians isolate NY chromosome 6, Ai_NY, whole genome shotgun sequence genome encodes:
- the LOC138326319 gene encoding M-phase inducer phosphatase-like; protein product: MTFDQEMIIDQETTFDQEMLTPKSTRSVLSFHDDDSGLGFEDEDYMAIFGGEFSPQTDISENIEEFQFRRPSKGPMSRRDLFSRKRPVPEECDDYLAPTSRSLTEKSVSFAIGDKSAECISDDVKMAVDMMAEADDLIADGSRQYCLPTIKGKHQDLKSISPQTMDDVLRGGYDDVIDSCRIIDCRYPYEFKGGHIQGAENLYTHDSIKELLQTGSCDNKRHILIFHCEFSSERGPKMYRFLRAQDRALNKASYPSLNFPEVYLLDQGYKAFYEHGKNFCSPMSYVPMLHKSHTEDLRHFRSKSKSWAAGEKRKRSTRLQF